A genomic region of Micropterus dolomieu isolate WLL.071019.BEF.003 ecotype Adirondacks linkage group LG11, ASM2129224v1, whole genome shotgun sequence contains the following coding sequences:
- the tmx1 gene encoding thioredoxin-related transmembrane protein 1 isoform X1, producing MTCLLASSSAMFSLTRQTKRRSWICFLSLVVYLTSLPVSAKPGSLREVTDGNWEEILTGEWMIEFYAPWCPACQQLQPVWTEFADWGEDMGVNIAKVDVTDQPGLSGRFIITSLPTIYHCKDGVFRKYQGARTKEDFLSFIDEQKWKAVEPVSSWLGPSSFLMNSMSALFKLSMFIRRCHNYMTEHLGIPVWGSYVIFGLATLFSGLALGLLLVFIADFVFPSRRFSSPDYYQKKQTMQQQRLLQRQEDEHEADGEEDDDEEDDEQDGDQDDVWSRRRGSPEGRPEPKGQALSDEALRKRVVSKREEEEEEEEDEEDT from the exons ATGACGTGTTTGCTAGCGAGCAGCAGCGCGATGTTTTCCTTAACACGGCAAACAAAACGCCGCTCATGGATATGCTTTTTATCCCTGGTGGTTTATTTAACGTCGCTGCCAGTTTCGGCAAAGCCGGGCAGCCTCAGAGAAGTGACCGACGGCAACTGGGAGGAAATCCTGACGGGAGAATGGATGATTGAATT CTACGCACCCTGGTGTCCAGCATGCCAGCAGCTCCAGCCGGTGTGGACGGAGTTTGCGGACTGGGGGGAGGACATGGGGGTCAACATAGCCAAGGTGGACGTGACAGATCAACCTG GTCTGAGTGGGCGATTCATCATCACTTCACTTCCTACTATTTACCA CTGTAAGGATGGCGTCTTCCGGAAGTACCAGGGAGCTCGCACTAAAGAGGACTTCCTCAGCTTCATTGATGAGCAGAAATGGAAAGCAGTGGAGCCAGTTTCCTCTTGGTTGGGGCCATCTTCGTTTCT AATGAATTCGATGTCTGCTTTGTTCAAGCTCTCCATGTTTATCCGG CGTTGTCATAACTATATGACAGAGCATCTGGGGATTCCTGTTTGGGGGTCTTACGTCATCTTTGGCTTGGCCACTCTGTTCTCTGGCCTTGCACTGGGACTG TTGCTGGTGTTCATCGCAGATTTTGTCTTCCCCTCGCGGCGATTTTCTTCTCCGGATTACTACCAGA aaaaacagacaaTGCAGCAGCAGAGGTTGCTCCAACGACAAGAGGATGAACATGAGGCCGATGGTGAGGAAGACGATGATGAAGAGGATGACGAGCAGGATGGCGACCAGGATGATGTCTGGAGTAGGAGAAGAGGATCTCCAGAGGGCCGTCCAGAACCTAAGGGACAGGCGTTGTCCGATGAAGCTTTGAGGAAGAGGGTGGTGAGCAAacgtgaggaggaggaggaggaggaggaggatgaggaggacaCTTAG